Proteins encoded by one window of Paenibacillus urinalis:
- a CDS encoding (deoxy)nucleoside triphosphate pyrophosphohydrolase, protein MIEVAAAIIEDTDGRILIARRREGKSQAGLWEFPGGKIEAGESPEDCLRRELLEEMNIEIEPYAFFAVNEHAYDTVTIRLVAYKANMRGGTIELSDHDEYRWIQVGEMAGYSFAPADIPFVEQLSAH, encoded by the coding sequence ATGATCGAAGTAGCAGCAGCCATAATTGAAGACACGGATGGTCGTATCCTCATCGCACGAAGAAGAGAAGGGAAATCTCAAGCAGGCTTATGGGAGTTCCCGGGAGGAAAGATCGAAGCGGGTGAATCGCCCGAGGATTGTTTAAGAAGAGAACTGTTGGAAGAGATGAACATCGAAATTGAGCCGTATGCTTTTTTTGCTGTGAATGAGCATGCTTATGATACGGTGACGATACGACTTGTTGCATATAAGGCAAACATGCGAGGAGGGACGATTGAGTTATCAGATCATGATGAATATAGATGGATCCAAGTAGGAGAGATGGCGGGATATTCATTTGCACCAGCAGATATCCCTTTTGTCGAACAATTATCTGCTCATTAA
- a CDS encoding restriction endonuclease, protein MFEQFAAEIMASVRGGSTYVTKGSGDYGVDIEEETDEGLYLGQVKCYNDQNPVSFDPIAIIHSQMVKQGAIGGYVVTTGKFTSNAYNYASGLNIELIDGNQLVELWLQHLDSKRERISRFEEVVVPGT, encoded by the coding sequence TTGTTTGAACAATTTGCTGCTGAGATAATGGCCTCTGTACGGGGAGGGAGTACTTATGTAACAAAGGGTTCTGGTGATTATGGTGTTGATATAGAAGAGGAGACAGATGAAGGATTATACCTAGGACAAGTCAAGTGTTACAACGATCAGAATCCAGTTAGTTTCGATCCTATTGCCATTATTCACTCACAAATGGTCAAACAAGGAGCCATTGGAGGGTACGTTGTAACAACAGGGAAATTCACCTCGAATGCATATAATTATGCAAGTGGACTTAATATAGAGTTAATTGATGGAAATCAACTTGTTGAGTTATGGCTTCAGCATTTGGATTCGAAACGCGAGAGGATATCACGCTTTGAAGAAGTTGTTGTTCCCGGGACATAA
- a CDS encoding restriction endonuclease-like protein — MDSPPIGFLNQSVELIRIETNLFNLYIQGKPYHSTVESLQLHRDDAGAWMDSNTLQVSISSSELVLENLFVFSPEQGQLVPWQTGEKSYPLFYETQAYELVVEKKQETDLTFYHDNLYIRQAVKPLGQSILSGILNFQNEVGLTELELRQQGQPVFQLQIEIYPSKMDYKRDYQMILSDINRQIYNLSFDFLRKTYHLTGLKETRNQSLTEFFAILQHVFDQLRQAVERIHASPHYSLVKEQRIVDAAKVRKAGKENIAFLAKRPYLLTHHETHGFIPHQGQRLNPSHALETKREVQFDTMENRFVRWVLIRVSKKLQEMKRKLSGSGKLQDPVLDKKITSIQNQLQRLLQLDFMKVGEMKQLSVSLVLQMAPGYREVYRSYLMLMKGLSVQSDLFRLSMKDLAQLYEYWCFLKINELLGQKYELLKQDMIKVNRTGVFFTLDKSQSARMVYRNPRNGEIFTLYYNRLPSGDRSATLGQRPDNVLTLKKNDSAMEYKYIFDAKYRIDPAYEGSYYYEKYKQPGPVEEDINTMHRYRDAIVYSEGGQELERSMFGAYVLFPYHDEQNYQEHKFYKSIEMVNVGAFPFLPNATELMDKFLEEIIMDSPEKAYERSTRPRGTQGYYKNKLAGKNVLVGSLREVAQLESSLQYKYYHLPLSNIADHQILTQIEYIAVYQSIGKFADTTGETGIHYVGKVKDWKVMRRGEIKERPARPGTEDQLYVKFRIEEWTKRTQPIVSGGLGIYRLLYTSKYIFDRATEIAELRLETEEQLREWREKRRLGTVKVELDHTQVDLAQQVRDIRVDK; from the coding sequence ATGGATTCACCTCCTATTGGCTTTCTTAATCAGAGTGTAGAGCTGATCCGGATTGAGACGAATCTTTTTAACCTCTATATTCAGGGCAAGCCCTATCATTCGACGGTAGAATCCTTACAGCTTCATCGGGATGATGCTGGAGCTTGGATGGATTCAAACACGCTACAGGTGAGTATCTCTTCTAGTGAACTTGTGCTGGAGAACCTATTTGTTTTTTCGCCTGAGCAGGGACAGTTGGTTCCATGGCAGACGGGGGAGAAGAGCTATCCATTATTCTATGAGACACAAGCTTACGAGCTTGTTGTGGAGAAGAAACAAGAAACAGATCTAACGTTCTACCATGACAACTTATATATACGGCAGGCGGTTAAACCTCTCGGGCAGTCGATCCTTTCAGGTATTTTGAATTTTCAGAACGAGGTAGGGTTAACCGAGCTTGAGCTTCGTCAGCAAGGGCAGCCTGTATTCCAGTTGCAAATCGAGATCTATCCTTCCAAGATGGATTACAAAAGAGATTACCAAATGATTCTGAGTGACATTAATCGGCAGATATATAATTTATCCTTTGATTTTTTAAGAAAGACCTATCATCTGACAGGGTTAAAGGAGACACGCAATCAGAGTCTAACGGAGTTCTTTGCGATATTGCAGCATGTGTTTGATCAGCTAAGACAAGCCGTAGAACGAATTCACGCGAGCCCTCATTACAGCCTAGTTAAAGAGCAGAGAATCGTGGATGCAGCCAAGGTCAGGAAGGCGGGAAAAGAAAACATCGCGTTTCTCGCCAAACGTCCGTATCTGTTGACGCATCATGAAACGCATGGATTTATTCCACATCAGGGGCAGCGCCTGAATCCATCCCATGCACTTGAAACGAAACGCGAGGTTCAGTTCGATACAATGGAGAATCGATTTGTGAGATGGGTGCTGATCCGGGTATCGAAGAAGCTGCAGGAGATGAAGAGAAAGCTGAGCGGATCAGGTAAATTGCAGGATCCCGTACTGGATAAGAAGATTACCTCGATTCAAAATCAACTGCAGCGTTTATTACAGCTTGATTTTATGAAGGTTGGTGAGATGAAGCAGTTATCGGTCTCATTAGTGCTACAGATGGCGCCGGGATATCGCGAGGTATATCGGAGTTATTTAATGCTAATGAAGGGTCTGAGCGTGCAAAGTGATCTATTCCGTTTGTCGATGAAGGATTTAGCCCAGCTGTATGAGTATTGGTGCTTCCTGAAGATTAACGAGCTCCTTGGTCAGAAGTATGAGTTATTGAAGCAGGACATGATTAAGGTGAATCGGACGGGCGTGTTTTTTACACTCGACAAATCACAGTCCGCAAGGATGGTGTACCGCAACCCAAGGAATGGCGAAATCTTCACGCTCTATTATAATAGGCTGCCAAGTGGGGACCGGAGTGCGACGTTAGGCCAAAGACCGGATAATGTACTTACGTTGAAGAAGAATGATTCCGCGATGGAGTATAAATATATTTTTGATGCCAAGTACCGGATCGATCCTGCCTATGAAGGCTCCTATTATTATGAGAAGTATAAGCAGCCCGGGCCGGTGGAAGAAGATATTAATACGATGCATCGCTATCGGGACGCGATTGTCTACAGTGAGGGTGGGCAGGAGCTAGAGCGTAGTATGTTTGGTGCTTATGTGCTTTTTCCATATCATGATGAGCAGAATTATCAAGAGCATAAATTCTATAAGAGCATAGAAATGGTCAACGTCGGGGCCTTTCCCTTCTTGCCGAATGCGACGGAGCTGATGGATAAGTTCTTGGAAGAGATTATTATGGATAGCCCGGAAAAAGCATATGAGAGGTCTACGAGACCACGTGGTACACAGGGATACTATAAAAACAAGCTTGCGGGCAAGAATGTACTCGTTGGATCGTTAAGAGAAGTGGCTCAATTAGAGAGTTCACTTCAATACAAGTACTACCATTTGCCGCTGAGTAATATCGCAGATCACCAAATACTTACGCAAATTGAATATATAGCAGTATATCAATCCATTGGAAAATTCGCGGATACAACGGGAGAGACAGGAATCCATTATGTCGGCAAGGTGAAGGACTGGAAGGTAATGAGAAGAGGGGAGATCAAGGAACGTCCTGCACGACCTGGGACCGAGGATCAGCTCTATGTGAAGTTCCGTATCGAGGAATGGACGAAGCGAACACAGCCCATTGTATCCGGTGGACTTGGAATCTACAGGCTATTGTATACCTCCAAGTACATCTTTGACCGGGCGACCGAGATTGCTGAACTGAGACTGGAAACAGAAGAACAGTTAAGAGAATGGCGGGAGAAGAGGCGTCTGGGTACCGTGAAGGTGGAACTGGATCATACACAGGTGGACTTGGCTCAGCAGGTTAGAGACATTCGGGTGGATAAATAG
- a CDS encoding MrcB family domain-containing protein: MLPESLSTIFRSKQKSYKMVLILSIIEFYEETQSFQAPLDQLAQKFLKYFQDESELGNIVDSPPEQRASGWNEFTLSQTKSLLKTPIDALSSVLTFDPANQTITFSNPDWFNENTLKELKEYAMQELDNYNRKLELNRTTQSSFSLHDALSQILNTYLQAKTEPFAQHPLGSLVRNSIPSQLKNLLSLNEQYKVQGSVGQGNWATIPWIALMDKRITQTTQQGEYIVYLFSEEMQSVYLTFIQGVTEPLKQGKLRGYEYLKQNTQEIRSLIPLDGLHKDENIYLMEKSGLGQDYQVSTVAYIKYDRDSLPDDDVLLKDLENLVSNYKQYVDMVLQNREDEPTPEEELTPVTINVREQLEQVKQYIHHKGFLYPEGLMENFYLSLKTKPFVILAGVSGTGKTKLVKLFAEALGATMTNGQFTLIPVRPDWSDPSDLLGYKDLSGVFRPGRLTEVLVEASKPENKNKPYFICLDEMNLARVEYYFSDLLSVMETQEWQGKRIVTSALIGPESLREEDQSIYGGLTLPDNVYVIGTVNMDETTHPFSKKVLDRANTIEFNYINLEQFPSDGVNIDNLESSSTNNAFLRSEYLQLTDMYSTYPELVRSTTDKLVKINNILEEIHSHVGFRIRDSICFYMAYNQRFELLPEDNAFDGQLLQKILPRIQGSSLSIKKVLLLLMQEAIGKSIPVKDLLDDASDLYIKYGSKQQAEEVKYPQSARKLAFMIRRLEEDGFTSYWLS; this comes from the coding sequence ATGCTACCAGAATCACTTTCAACTATATTCCGCTCCAAACAAAAATCATACAAGATGGTCCTTATCCTATCCATCATTGAATTCTATGAAGAAACTCAATCCTTCCAAGCTCCATTGGATCAACTAGCTCAAAAGTTCCTGAAATACTTCCAAGACGAAAGCGAGCTAGGAAACATAGTAGATTCACCACCAGAGCAACGAGCTTCGGGATGGAATGAATTCACCTTAAGCCAAACCAAATCTCTACTAAAAACACCAATCGATGCCCTATCCTCTGTTCTCACATTCGACCCTGCAAATCAAACCATTACCTTCTCCAATCCAGATTGGTTCAACGAAAACACACTTAAGGAGCTTAAAGAATACGCCATGCAAGAGCTAGACAATTACAATAGGAAGCTAGAACTGAATAGAACTACGCAGTCTTCTTTTTCCTTACACGATGCCTTATCTCAGATCCTGAACACGTATCTTCAAGCGAAAACGGAGCCGTTCGCGCAGCACCCGCTAGGTAGCTTAGTTAGAAACTCTATACCGAGCCAGTTGAAGAACCTACTATCTTTAAATGAGCAATACAAGGTTCAAGGTTCCGTTGGGCAGGGGAACTGGGCCACGATCCCTTGGATCGCACTCATGGACAAGCGAATTACGCAGACAACTCAGCAGGGTGAGTACATCGTATACCTGTTTTCCGAGGAGATGCAGTCTGTATATCTTACGTTCATCCAAGGTGTCACCGAACCCTTGAAGCAAGGCAAGCTCAGAGGATACGAGTACCTCAAGCAAAATACTCAAGAAATTCGTAGCCTTATCCCACTAGACGGACTACATAAGGACGAGAATATTTATCTCATGGAAAAAAGCGGCCTGGGACAAGATTACCAAGTCTCAACGGTAGCTTATATCAAATACGACAGAGACTCGCTTCCGGACGACGACGTACTCCTAAAAGACCTCGAGAACCTCGTGTCTAACTACAAGCAGTATGTAGATATGGTACTGCAAAATAGGGAAGATGAACCTACTCCAGAGGAGGAGCTAACTCCAGTGACTATTAATGTGCGAGAGCAACTGGAACAAGTCAAACAATATATTCACCACAAAGGCTTTCTCTACCCAGAGGGTCTGATGGAGAACTTCTATTTGTCCCTCAAGACCAAGCCTTTCGTCATTCTAGCCGGGGTATCAGGAACAGGGAAGACGAAGCTGGTGAAGCTCTTTGCAGAAGCGTTGGGAGCAACGATGACGAACGGACAATTCACTTTGATCCCGGTAAGACCAGACTGGAGTGATCCATCGGATCTGTTAGGGTATAAGGATCTTTCGGGTGTGTTTAGACCTGGGCGTCTAACGGAAGTGTTAGTAGAGGCATCTAAACCAGAGAATAAGAACAAGCCGTATTTTATCTGTCTGGATGAGATGAACCTAGCTCGCGTGGAGTATTATTTCAGTGATCTGCTGAGTGTGATGGAAACCCAGGAATGGCAAGGGAAGCGAATCGTGACGTCTGCGCTCATTGGCCCGGAGTCATTAAGAGAGGAAGACCAATCGATATATGGTGGCTTGACTCTGCCGGACAATGTGTATGTGATTGGAACAGTTAACATGGACGAGACAACACATCCTTTTAGTAAAAAAGTGCTGGATCGTGCGAACACGATTGAGTTCAACTATATTAATCTAGAGCAATTTCCATCTGATGGAGTAAACATAGATAATCTTGAATCTTCAAGTACAAATAATGCTTTCTTGCGGAGCGAATATTTGCAGCTAACCGATATGTATAGCACCTATCCAGAGCTTGTGCGTTCGACGACAGATAAACTGGTGAAGATCAACAACATTTTAGAGGAGATTCATTCACATGTCGGCTTCCGGATTCGGGACTCCATCTGCTTTTACATGGCGTATAATCAGCGATTTGAGCTATTACCAGAGGACAATGCATTCGATGGACAGCTACTCCAGAAGATCCTACCTCGTATTCAAGGAAGCAGCTTATCTATCAAAAAGGTATTGCTCCTCTTAATGCAGGAGGCCATTGGCAAGTCCATTCCTGTTAAGGATCTCTTGGATGATGCATCAGATCTATATATAAAATATGGCAGTAAGCAGCAGGCCGAGGAAGTGAAGTATCCACAGTCTGCACGGAAGCTTGCCTTTATGATACGGAGGTTAGAGGAAGATGGATTCACCTCCTATTGGCTTTCTTAA